From a single Nicotiana tomentosiformis chromosome 2, ASM39032v3, whole genome shotgun sequence genomic region:
- the LOC104092814 gene encoding uncharacterized protein, translating into MYKALCEQKDEVLRDMVDRSVFQAELEKAQKDALKAKQDHDLLVEELKVQKKITLIDQLRSEMDEVKTSADELRGKMDLLASEQDATKEDLTSTKVQLRVMREKADKWSQLNEDPWA; encoded by the exons ATGTACAAAGCTCTCTGTGAGCAGAAGGATGAAGTCCTTAGGGACATGGTTGACCGCTCCGTCTTCCAGGCCGAGCTGGAGAAAGCCCAAAAGGATGCTTTGAAAGCTAAACAAGACCATGACCTTCTTGTTGAAGAGTTAAAA GTCCAGAAGAAAATAACCTTGATCGACCAACTTAGGTCTGAGATGGATGAGGTCAAGACTTCAGCTGACGAGCTGAGGGGCAAAATGGACCTCCTAGCATCGGAGCAAGATGCCACCAAAGAGGACCTGACATCGACCAAAGTTCAACTCCGAGTGATGAGAGAGAAGGCCGACAAATGGTCTCAACTGAATGAGGATCCTTGGGCATAG